The following proteins are co-located in the Vicugna pacos chromosome 3, VicPac4, whole genome shotgun sequence genome:
- the TICAM2 gene encoding TIR domain-containing adapter molecule 2 encodes MGIGKSKTDPCPLSLSWGKSHSVDTSQRHHKSDSGKSEEHSLRDHVVQSSVAEMPAEGQEGAEAGEERPEEEAEEEEVFFKFVILHAEDDTDEALRVQNLLQNDFGIKPGIIFAEMPCGRQHLQNLDDAVNGSAWTILLLTENFLRDTWCKFQFYTSLMNSVNRQHKYNSVIPMRPLNSPLPRERTPFALRTINALEEEGRGFPTQVERIFQESVYKIQQAIWKETRNMV; translated from the coding sequence ATGGGTATCGGGAAGTCTAAAACGGATCCctgccctctttctctctcttgggGTAAAAGCCACAGTGTGGATACAAGTCAAAGACATCACAAGTCAGATTCCGGGAAATCTGAAGAGCACTCCCTGCGTGATCATGTTGTGCAGAGCAGTGTAGCAGAGATGCCAGCAGAGGGACAGGAGGGAGCCGAGGCGGGGGAGGAGAGGCCTGAAGAGGAAGCAGAAGAAGAGGAGGTGTTCTTCAAATTTGTGATACTGCACGCCGAGGACGACACAGATGAAGCCCTCAGAGTACAGAATCTGCTGCAAAATGACTTCGGCATCAAACCTGGCATAATCTTTGCCGAGATGCCCTGTGGCAGACAGCATTTACAGAATTTAGATGATGCCGTCAATGGGTCTGCCTGGACAATCTTACTGTTGACCGAGAACTTTTTAAGAGACACCTGGTGTAAGTTCCAGTTCTACACATCCCTCATGAACTCCGTGAACCGGCAGCACAAGTACAACTCTGTCATCCCCATGCGGCCCCTCAACAGCCCCCTGCCCCGGGAAAGGACTCCCTTTGCTCTGCGAACCATCAACGCCCTGGAGGAAGAAGGTCGTGGCTTTCCTACACAAGTGGAAAGGATTTTTCAGGAGTCTGTGTATAAGATACAACAAGCTATATGGAAAGAAACCAGAAATATGGTATGA